The Paenibacillus sp. YPG26 genome includes a window with the following:
- the sufB gene encoding Fe-S cluster assembly protein SufB: MAKKAPDLEEYKYGFRDEHKAVFQSGKGLTPEIVTEISRIKNEPEWMLDFRLKSLKQFEKMPMPRWGGDLDDLDFNDIQYYVRPSEKQGKTWEEVPSEIKETFDKLGIPEAEQKFLAGVSAQYESEVVYHSMQKDLEDQGVIFTDTDTALREHPEIFREYFGTVIPPADNKFAALNSAVWSGGSFIYVPKGVKCEVPLQAYFRINSENMGQFERTLIIADEDSFVHYVEGCTAPIYSTNSLHSAVVEIICKKNARVRYTTIQNWAPNIYNLVTKRAVAEENATMEWVDGNIGSKLTMKYPAVVLKGRGAKGSVLSIAVAGKNQHQDAGAKMIHLAPDTTSTIVSKSISKHGGKVTYRGLASFGRQAEGAKSNIKCDTLILDNESTSDTIPYNEIMNDNIVLEHEATVSKVSEEQLFYLMSRGLTEAEATQMIVMGFIEPFTKELPMEYAVEMNRLIKFEMEGSIG; the protein is encoded by the coding sequence ATGGCCAAAAAAGCCCCGGATTTGGAAGAGTACAAATATGGCTTCCGTGACGAGCATAAGGCGGTATTTCAGTCTGGTAAAGGACTGACCCCTGAAATCGTCACTGAGATTTCCCGTATCAAGAACGAGCCGGAATGGATGCTGGACTTCCGTCTGAAATCCTTGAAACAGTTCGAGAAAATGCCTATGCCGCGTTGGGGCGGAGATTTGGATGATCTTGATTTCAACGATATCCAGTATTATGTTCGCCCTTCGGAGAAGCAAGGAAAGACTTGGGAGGAAGTTCCTTCCGAGATCAAAGAAACCTTCGACAAGCTGGGTATTCCTGAAGCTGAACAGAAGTTCCTTGCGGGCGTATCCGCTCAATATGAGTCTGAGGTAGTCTACCACAGCATGCAGAAGGATCTTGAAGACCAAGGTGTAATCTTCACGGATACCGATACAGCACTTCGCGAGCACCCGGAGATCTTCCGTGAATATTTCGGAACCGTTATCCCGCCAGCTGACAACAAGTTCGCTGCTCTGAACAGTGCGGTCTGGTCTGGAGGAAGCTTCATCTATGTTCCTAAAGGCGTGAAATGTGAAGTTCCGCTTCAGGCTTACTTCCGTATCAATTCCGAGAACATGGGCCAGTTCGAGCGTACCTTGATCATTGCAGATGAGGACAGCTTCGTACACTATGTAGAAGGCTGTACAGCTCCAATTTACAGCACGAACTCGCTGCATAGCGCAGTTGTAGAGATCATCTGTAAGAAGAATGCACGCGTTCGCTACACTACGATTCAGAACTGGGCACCTAACATTTATAACTTGGTTACAAAACGTGCGGTAGCTGAAGAGAATGCGACCATGGAATGGGTTGACGGTAACATTGGTTCCAAGCTGACTATGAAATACCCTGCAGTAGTTCTTAAAGGCCGCGGCGCTAAAGGCAGCGTGCTCTCAATTGCTGTAGCAGGTAAAAATCAGCATCAGGATGCGGGTGCCAAAATGATTCACCTTGCTCCTGACACGACATCTACCATTGTCTCGAAGTCCATCAGTAAGCACGGTGGTAAAGTAACTTACCGTGGTCTGGCTTCCTTCGGACGCCAAGCTGAGGGCGCCAAATCCAATATCAAGTGTGATACACTGATCCTGGATAACGAATCGACTTCAGATACAATTCCTTATAACGAAATCATGAACGATAACATTGTGCTTGAGCATGAAGCCACCGTATCGAAGGTATCCGAAGAGCAGCTCTTCTACCTGATGAGCCGCGGTCTGACTGAAGCTGAAGCGACTCAGATGATCGTCATGGGCTTCATTGAGCCATTCACCAAAGAACTACCGATGGAATATGCGGTGGAAATGAATCGTCTCATAAAATTCGAGATGGAAGGCAGTATTGGTTAA
- the sufU gene encoding Fe-S cluster assembly sulfur transfer protein SufU — protein MSQLDDLYRRVIMDHYKNPRNRGQFDENTVTVDLNNPTCGDRISLQLKLAGNVVEDARFTGEGCSISMSSASMMTEAVKGKKLDEAMDIADRFSSLMKGEDVSFDDYEDLEALSGVNKFPARIKCATLAWNALRKGIDHNV, from the coding sequence ATGAGCCAACTTGATGATCTCTACCGGCGTGTCATCATGGACCATTACAAGAATCCGCGTAACCGTGGGCAGTTCGATGAGAATACAGTTACTGTGGATCTCAACAATCCCACCTGCGGAGACCGGATCTCCCTGCAGCTTAAGCTTGCGGGCAATGTTGTAGAGGATGCCCGGTTCACGGGTGAAGGCTGTTCAATCAGCATGTCTTCAGCCTCTATGATGACGGAAGCCGTTAAGGGGAAGAAGCTTGATGAGGCTATGGATATCGCAGACAGGTTCTCTTCCCTGATGAAGGGTGAAGACGTGTCTTTTGATGATTATGAGGATTTGGAAGCCTTGTCCGGTGTGAATAAATTCCCGGCCCGTATCAAATGTGCCACACTCGCCTGGAACGCTCTGCGTAAAGGTATCGACCACAACGTTTAA
- a CDS encoding cysteine desulfurase, with protein MNSQWIKEQFPILNQEINGHPLVYLDSAATSQKPRAVIDAIKHYYEWDNSNVHRGVHTLGSRATDAYEGAREKVAKFIGAKRAEEIVFTRGTTTALNLVASSYGSSVLKEGDEIVITQMEHHSNFIPWQQLALRTGATLKFIPLEQDGTVTVEAAEATITSATKIVAIAYVSNVMGVVHPIKQIADIAHRHGAVIVVDGAQSTPHLKVDVQELDCDFYTLSGHKMCGPTGIGALYGKKALLDSMSPIEFGGEMIDDVGLYESTWKDVPARFEGGTPIIAGAVGLGAAIDFLQEIGMDEIERHERTLAGYAMDRLSEIDGINIYGPNERHIGVVTFNLLDVHPHDVATVLDSFGVAVRAGHHCCQPLMRWLNVSSTARASLYLYNTEQDIDRLASALVQTKEYFA; from the coding sequence ATGAACAGCCAGTGGATCAAGGAACAGTTCCCAATCCTGAACCAAGAGATCAACGGCCATCCGCTTGTATATTTGGACAGTGCGGCTACTTCACAGAAGCCGCGGGCTGTGATTGATGCGATTAAGCATTACTATGAATGGGATAACTCGAATGTTCACCGCGGTGTACACACGCTGGGAAGCCGCGCTACCGATGCTTATGAAGGTGCCCGTGAGAAGGTTGCCAAATTCATTGGGGCGAAACGGGCAGAAGAGATTGTGTTCACACGTGGAACGACCACCGCGCTGAATCTGGTGGCTTCATCCTACGGATCTTCTGTCCTAAAAGAAGGGGACGAAATTGTAATAACCCAAATGGAGCATCACAGTAACTTCATCCCCTGGCAGCAGCTTGCGCTGCGGACAGGAGCTACACTCAAATTCATCCCGCTTGAGCAGGATGGGACGGTTACCGTGGAAGCTGCCGAGGCAACGATTACATCTGCGACCAAAATTGTGGCGATTGCTTATGTCTCCAATGTAATGGGTGTTGTGCATCCGATTAAGCAAATTGCCGACATTGCACATCGTCACGGCGCAGTAATTGTGGTGGACGGCGCGCAGAGCACGCCTCATTTGAAAGTAGATGTTCAGGAACTAGACTGTGACTTTTACACCCTATCCGGGCACAAAATGTGCGGACCTACCGGTATCGGTGCTCTATATGGCAAGAAGGCGCTGCTGGACTCGATGAGTCCGATTGAATTCGGCGGTGAAATGATTGACGATGTTGGACTGTATGAGTCCACATGGAAGGATGTGCCCGCCAGATTTGAAGGCGGTACTCCAATTATAGCTGGAGCGGTAGGTCTTGGAGCGGCTATCGATTTCCTTCAGGAGATCGGCATGGATGAAATTGAACGCCACGAGAGAACACTGGCTGGTTATGCTATGGACCGTCTTTCCGAGATCGATGGAATCAATATCTATGGACCTAATGAGCGGCATATTGGTGTAGTTACTTTCAACTTGCTGGATGTGCACCCTCATGACGTTGCCACGGTACTGGACTCGTTCGGTGTGGCTGTTCGTGCAGGCCATCACTGCTGCCAGCCGCTGATGCGCTGGTTGAATGTGAGCTCTACGGCCAGAGCCAGTCTGTACTTGTACAACACAGAACAAGATATAGACCGGCTGGCATCCGCTCTGGTTCAGACAAAGGAGTATTTCGCATGA
- the sufD gene encoding Fe-S cluster assembly protein SufD, with protein sequence MTTQTILPVNHEALAAFSKSSGEPAWVTEIRSKALELAAGLELPKLEKTRLDRWTLDNYGKLRQGAQTSEELPESLSSLVEINEHSNLIVQRNSGVVFTKLSPELTAQGVIFTDLETAVREHGDLVKQYLFTAIPAEENQLTALHAALWNGGVFLYVPKNVEVEVPLQAVFLIDDASSSFTPHVLIVADSNSRVTYVDNYISGDLNEAIVHNGAAEVFVKPGAKVQFASVHHLAGQITDLTYRRAVVENDGSIEWIIGEMNAGDAMSETLSVLKGNGSTSDAKVIAVGSGSQKLNLTTKAVHFGKSSDSQMITRAVMREEATAIINGITKIEKGATKANGEQTEKVLMLSPKARGDANPILLIDEDDVTAGHAASVGQVNAEQIYYLMSRGISKAQAERLIIYGFLAPVVSDIPLEQLQNQLQSLVERKLGQ encoded by the coding sequence ATGACTACACAAACCATTCTTCCGGTGAATCACGAAGCCTTGGCGGCATTCTCAAAGTCGAGCGGTGAGCCTGCATGGGTAACCGAAATCCGTTCAAAAGCTTTGGAGCTGGCAGCTGGACTTGAACTGCCTAAACTGGAGAAGACAAGATTGGATCGTTGGACACTGGATAACTACGGCAAGCTTCGTCAAGGCGCTCAGACGTCTGAAGAGCTGCCTGAGAGCTTGTCCAGCCTTGTTGAAATTAATGAGCACAGCAATTTGATTGTACAGCGCAATTCAGGCGTGGTATTCACTAAGCTCTCACCTGAGCTGACAGCTCAAGGGGTTATTTTCACAGACCTGGAGACTGCTGTACGTGAGCATGGAGATCTGGTCAAACAGTATTTGTTCACAGCCATCCCGGCTGAGGAGAATCAACTGACCGCTCTGCATGCGGCTCTATGGAACGGCGGCGTGTTCTTGTATGTGCCTAAGAATGTAGAGGTTGAGGTTCCACTTCAAGCCGTATTCTTGATTGATGACGCAAGCTCATCCTTCACCCCTCACGTTCTGATTGTGGCGGACAGTAACAGCCGCGTGACTTACGTGGACAATTACATTTCTGGTGATCTGAACGAAGCGATTGTTCATAACGGCGCAGCGGAAGTGTTCGTGAAGCCGGGGGCTAAAGTACAATTCGCTTCTGTCCATCACCTGGCTGGACAAATTACGGATCTGACTTACCGCCGCGCGGTGGTGGAGAACGACGGAAGCATCGAGTGGATTATCGGTGAAATGAACGCCGGGGACGCCATGAGCGAGACACTCAGTGTGCTCAAAGGAAATGGCTCAACTTCTGATGCTAAAGTCATTGCCGTAGGTTCGGGCTCGCAGAAGCTGAATCTGACCACCAAAGCGGTTCATTTCGGTAAAAGCTCCGACAGCCAGATGATTACCCGTGCGGTTATGCGTGAGGAAGCCACGGCCATCATTAACGGAATTACCAAAATTGAAAAGGGTGCGACCAAAGCGAACGGGGAGCAGACCGAGAAAGTATTGATGCTCAGCCCTAAAGCGCGCGGGGACGCTAACCCCATTCTGCTTATTGATGAGGACGATGTAACTGCCGGTCATGCTGCTTCCGTCGGACAAGTGAACGCAGAACAAATCTATTATCTGATGTCCCGCGGTATTTCCAAAGCTCAGGCTGAGCGATTGATTATATATGGGTTCCTTGCTCCGGTTGTCTCTGACATTCCATTGGAGCAGCTGCAGAACCAACTGCAAAGCTTGGTTGAGAGGAAGCTCGGACAATGA
- the sufC gene encoding Fe-S cluster assembly ATPase SufC, with protein MATQFTIEGLKATIEGKEILKGINLDIKGGEIHAIMGPNGTGKSTLASALMGHPKYEVTDGKVTLNGEDVLEMEVDERARAGLFLAMQYPSEIAGVTNSDFLRSAINARRGEGNEVSLIKFIRQMEGKMKELEMNPEFAHRYLNEGFSGGEKKRNEILQMLLLDPKLVVLDEIDSGLDIDALRIVANGVNTMRSEERGFLIITHYQRLLNYITPDYVHVMMQGRIVKSGGPELAERLEKEGYDWVKEELGIEDETVGQEA; from the coding sequence ATGGCTACACAATTTACTATTGAAGGCTTGAAGGCAACAATCGAGGGTAAGGAAATCCTGAAGGGGATCAACCTTGACATAAAAGGTGGTGAAATCCACGCCATTATGGGTCCGAACGGTACTGGTAAAAGTACGTTGGCTTCTGCCTTGATGGGACATCCTAAATATGAGGTTACGGACGGTAAAGTAACTTTGAACGGTGAGGATGTACTTGAAATGGAAGTGGATGAGCGCGCACGTGCCGGATTGTTCCTGGCTATGCAGTATCCAAGTGAGATTGCGGGTGTGACTAACTCTGACTTCCTGCGCAGTGCCATCAATGCGCGCCGCGGAGAAGGCAACGAAGTCTCCCTTATCAAGTTTATCCGTCAAATGGAAGGCAAAATGAAGGAGCTTGAAATGAATCCTGAATTTGCACACCGTTATCTGAACGAAGGCTTCTCCGGCGGAGAGAAGAAGCGGAACGAGATTCTGCAAATGCTGCTGCTTGATCCGAAGCTGGTTGTTCTGGATGAGATCGACTCCGGTCTGGACATCGACGCACTTCGTATCGTAGCTAATGGTGTAAATACAATGCGCAGTGAAGAGCGTGGTTTCTTGATTATTACCCACTATCAACGTCTCCTTAACTACATCACTCCTGATTACGTACACGTGATGATGCAGGGACGCATTGTGAAATCCGGCGGACCTGAGCTTGCAGAGCGCCTGGAGAAGGAAGGCTACGATTGGGTTAAAGAAGAGCTGGGTATTGAAGACGAGACTGTTGGTCAAGAGGCGTAA
- a CDS encoding DNA starvation/stationary phase protection protein, with amino-acid sequence MAKADAKSNSKTKTSGLEQVLNQQIANLNVLYVKIHNYHWYVKGNNFFTLHVKFEELYNEVALKMDEIAERLLAIKGSPAATLKEYLDLATIQEATGKEDPNAMVQNLIEDFATLSESFTEGIELADQAEDEATSDLLTGFKGELEKHMWMLRSYLG; translated from the coding sequence ATGGCAAAAGCCGATGCAAAATCCAACAGCAAAACTAAAACATCAGGATTGGAACAAGTCCTTAATCAGCAGATAGCTAACTTAAATGTGTTGTATGTGAAGATTCATAATTACCACTGGTATGTAAAAGGGAACAATTTCTTCACGCTGCATGTCAAATTCGAAGAGCTGTATAATGAAGTTGCTCTGAAAATGGATGAGATTGCTGAGCGTTTGCTCGCGATTAAAGGCAGCCCTGCGGCTACACTGAAGGAATATCTTGACCTTGCTACCATTCAGGAAGCGACCGGGAAAGAAGATCCGAATGCCATGGTGCAGAATCTGATCGAGGACTTTGCCACATTGTCTGAATCCTTCACGGAAGGTATTGAACTGGCGGATCAGGCTGAAGACGAGGCTACAAGCGACCTTCTGACCGGGTTCAAGGGAGAGCTGGAGAAGCATATGTGGATGCTTCGTTCTTATCTGGGCTAA
- the mtnK gene encoding S-methyl-5-thioribose kinase, protein MSEYHPLSLEEAVALARTIPGHFRQDADLSVEEIGDGNLNLVFRVTDASEGKGLIIKQALPYAKVVGESWPLSLDRARIEREALEIQHAYVPDLVPAIYAYDNDLAITVMEDLSDHTIMRKGLIEGQEYPQFARHIGRFMASTLFYTSDLGMNQQAKKEQLGRFINPDLCKITEDLIFEDPYRDSPNNNFSEDIRPNAEALWHDDELRLEIALLREKFLTHAEALLHGDLHTGSIFATRESTKVIDPEFAYYGPMGFDIGAVIANLLLNFAAQPGWSGSVEEVNARRHRLLIMIEGVWQHFETHFRDLWNRDLVDVTARTPGYQDMYVQKVLRDAIGFAGAKMIRRIVGLSHVADIDTIANEEIRHQAKVTALGIGTALVKRGRFAGSIDEITGIARRAAKEEEVTV, encoded by the coding sequence ATGTCCGAATATCATCCCCTGTCTCTTGAAGAGGCAGTCGCTTTAGCTAGAACTATTCCCGGCCATTTCCGTCAGGATGCAGATCTGTCTGTAGAGGAAATTGGTGACGGCAATTTAAACCTGGTGTTCCGTGTTACTGATGCTTCTGAAGGAAAAGGACTTATAATCAAACAAGCTCTTCCTTATGCCAAAGTCGTCGGCGAATCCTGGCCTCTTAGCCTGGATCGTGCACGAATTGAGCGTGAAGCGCTGGAGATCCAGCATGCGTATGTTCCGGACCTGGTCCCGGCTATTTACGCCTATGACAATGATCTGGCGATTACGGTCATGGAAGATTTAAGTGATCATACGATTATGCGCAAAGGATTAATTGAAGGACAGGAATACCCTCAATTTGCCAGACATATCGGTCGATTTATGGCCTCGACGCTGTTCTATACTTCGGATTTGGGAATGAACCAGCAAGCTAAGAAGGAGCAGCTGGGCCGGTTCATCAATCCGGATCTGTGCAAGATTACAGAAGACCTTATCTTCGAAGATCCTTACCGCGATTCTCCTAATAATAACTTCAGCGAAGACATTCGCCCAAATGCCGAAGCACTTTGGCACGATGATGAACTGCGGCTTGAGATCGCTCTGCTTCGGGAGAAGTTTCTGACTCATGCGGAGGCTCTGCTTCACGGAGATCTGCATACAGGCAGTATATTTGCTACCCGGGAATCTACGAAAGTCATCGATCCCGAATTCGCATATTATGGACCGATGGGCTTTGATATCGGGGCCGTCATTGCCAATCTGCTGCTGAATTTCGCTGCCCAGCCTGGCTGGAGCGGAAGCGTGGAAGAAGTTAATGCCCGCCGGCATCGTCTGCTAATCATGATTGAAGGAGTATGGCAGCATTTCGAGACTCACTTCCGTGACCTTTGGAATCGTGATCTTGTTGATGTAACGGCTAGGACACCTGGCTATCAGGATATGTATGTCCAGAAGGTTCTTCGGGATGCCATCGGATTTGCAGGGGCCAAGATGATACGCCGTATTGTCGGTCTCTCCCATGTAGCTGATATTGATACGATTGCAAATGAAGAGATCCGGCATCAAGCCAAAGTAACTGCGCTGGGGATCGGCACCGCACTCGTTAAGCGCGGCCGGTTCGCTGGCTCAATTGATGAAATTACAGGTATCGCGAGACGAGCGGCCAAAGAAGAAGAGGTAACGGTATGA
- the mtnA gene encoding S-methyl-5-thioribose-1-phosphate isomerase, translating into MSSNKEINSSLLQSSENNGPLVSLRWEEDRLFLLDQRLLPEQIEFLELTTPEEIWDAIASMKVRGAPAIGISAAYGVVLAAKAYTGESSGWLPHVTQAAEYLATSRPTAVNLFWALNRMKDRAARLAEEQPELETRNLGLTAEAILIHQEDEEVCRLIGEHALPLFESGMGVLTHCNAGGLATAKYGTALAPFYLAKERGIPLKVFADETRPVLQGARLTAFELQQAGIDVTLLTDNMAAVVMSKGWIQAVIVGTDRVAANGDVANKIGTYGVAVLAKAHGIPFYVASPLSTIDLSTATGEDIPIEERPESEITESFGKRTAPVGVKVFNPAFDVTPHEYVTAIITEKGIVRPPFNKNLPALFNK; encoded by the coding sequence ATGAGCTCAAATAAGGAAATAAACAGTTCTCTGCTTCAAAGCTCAGAGAATAACGGTCCTCTTGTGAGCCTTCGGTGGGAGGAAGACCGGCTCTTCCTGCTTGATCAGCGTCTGCTCCCCGAGCAGATTGAGTTCCTGGAGCTCACCACACCTGAAGAGATATGGGACGCTATCGCTTCCATGAAGGTTAGAGGGGCCCCGGCAATCGGGATATCCGCTGCCTATGGAGTGGTCCTTGCAGCCAAAGCCTATACCGGAGAATCTTCCGGCTGGCTCCCGCACGTCACCCAGGCTGCCGAATATTTGGCAACATCCAGACCCACGGCAGTGAACCTATTCTGGGCCTTGAATAGAATGAAGGATAGAGCCGCGCGCCTTGCCGAGGAGCAACCAGAGCTGGAGACCCGTAATTTAGGGTTGACCGCCGAGGCTATACTCATTCATCAGGAGGATGAAGAAGTATGCCGCCTGATCGGAGAGCATGCCCTTCCTTTATTTGAGAGTGGAATGGGTGTGCTTACGCACTGCAATGCCGGCGGTCTTGCCACAGCTAAATATGGCACTGCTCTAGCTCCCTTCTATCTGGCCAAAGAACGCGGCATCCCCCTCAAGGTATTTGCCGATGAGACACGCCCTGTACTTCAGGGAGCCAGACTAACTGCCTTTGAACTTCAGCAGGCAGGCATTGATGTAACCTTATTAACCGATAACATGGCCGCTGTGGTTATGTCCAAAGGCTGGATTCAGGCGGTGATTGTGGGTACGGACCGGGTTGCAGCCAATGGAGACGTTGCGAACAAGATTGGAACGTATGGGGTAGCTGTTCTGGCGAAAGCCCATGGAATCCCATTCTATGTAGCTTCACCCTTATCGACGATAGACTTGTCTACTGCTACGGGTGAGGATATTCCGATTGAAGAGCGTCCGGAGAGTGAAATTACGGAGAGCTTCGGCAAGCGCACGGCTCCGGTCGGTGTAAAGGTGTTCAATCCGGCGTTTGACGTGACACCACATGAGTATGTTACAGCGATCATTACGGAGAAGGGGATTGTCCGTCCTCCTTTCAATAAAAATCTTCCTGCACTCTTTAATAAATAA
- a CDS encoding DUF423 domain-containing protein produces MHRKYVGIGALLLLLGVAVGAFGAHALEKVLGVHTSTYETGVHYHMIHAIGIILIALAAGSWGVSARLVWAARLMIIGIVLFSGSLYVLSISGLKYLGAITPFGGVAFIAGWLLLALEAFSKKK; encoded by the coding sequence ATGCATCGCAAGTATGTTGGAATCGGAGCACTTCTGCTGTTGTTAGGAGTTGCGGTTGGAGCTTTTGGCGCTCATGCCCTTGAGAAGGTGCTGGGGGTTCATACCTCTACCTATGAGACAGGTGTTCATTATCATATGATTCATGCTATAGGGATTATCCTTATTGCTCTTGCGGCAGGCAGTTGGGGAGTGTCAGCCAGGCTGGTATGGGCTGCACGTCTTATGATAATTGGAATCGTATTGTTCTCAGGCAGCTTGTATGTATTAAGTATCAGCGGTCTCAAGTATTTGGGTGCTATTACCCCTTTCGGGGGAGTCGCCTTTATTGCGGGTTGGCTGCTGCTGGCCCTGGAAGCTTTCTCGAAGAAAAAATGA
- a CDS encoding DegV family protein produces the protein MGKIKIFTDSTADLPSDLVAKYNIGVIPLYVVFNSETFRDGIDLTPPGLYSKVTQTGKLPKTAAPSPADFISAFSPYVDAGDQIIYISLSSELSSTYQNAVIASGEFPDGSIHVFDSLNLSNGIGIQVLKAARAAEAGQSAEQILSLLESIRPNVDTEFVIDSLEYLYKGGRCSGMQNLVGSLLKIRPVIKVQQGKMTPAYKVRGSRDKALDQMVTNALSNMDSMDKDTLFVVHTMAEQDAIAMSQLIKERTGVHEVLLSDAGCVICSHCGPKTIGIIYLNKTQA, from the coding sequence ATGGGAAAAATAAAGATTTTTACCGACAGCACTGCAGATCTTCCCTCCGATCTGGTAGCCAAATATAACATTGGAGTTATTCCATTGTATGTTGTATTCAATAGTGAGACATTCAGGGACGGAATTGATCTAACACCGCCCGGCTTATACTCCAAAGTTACTCAGACTGGGAAGCTGCCTAAGACAGCCGCACCGTCCCCTGCCGACTTCATCTCTGCCTTTTCACCTTATGTCGATGCAGGTGACCAGATCATTTACATAAGCCTTTCTTCTGAACTCTCTTCTACGTATCAGAATGCGGTTATCGCCTCAGGAGAGTTCCCGGATGGAAGTATCCATGTCTTCGATTCATTGAATCTATCCAACGGAATTGGAATCCAGGTTCTTAAAGCCGCAAGAGCTGCTGAAGCAGGACAATCTGCCGAGCAGATCCTATCTTTGCTTGAGTCCATCAGGCCCAATGTGGATACCGAATTCGTAATCGACTCATTAGAGTACTTGTACAAAGGCGGCCGATGCTCAGGCATGCAGAATCTGGTTGGCAGCCTCCTAAAGATCCGTCCAGTAATCAAGGTTCAGCAGGGAAAAATGACACCAGCCTATAAAGTCCGCGGAAGCCGCGACAAGGCGCTTGATCAAATGGTTACGAATGCTCTGTCCAATATGGACAGCATGGACAAGGATACGCTCTTTGTCGTGCACACTATGGCAGAACAAGATGCTATCGCCATGAGTCAATTAATCAAAGAACGAACTGGCGTTCATGAGGTGCTGCTTAGCGATGCAGGATGTGTAATTTGCAGTCACTGCGGCCCTAAGACCATTGGAATCATCTATTTAAACAAGACTCAAGCATAA